The proteins below are encoded in one region of Methanobacterium aggregans:
- a CDS encoding DUF3566 domain-containing protein — protein MGEIKKIKSIPVFDFSVIIALISAILTFIMGIIYFIAGYAALYNLSTFIISLNNNTTAVVNSVAGSISAMGALYLIIIWPIMTFILTFVGAAIVALLYNYLAPMVGAIKLELE, from the coding sequence ATGGGAGAAATTAAAAAAATAAAATCAATACCAGTGTTTGATTTTTCAGTGATAATAGCGCTGATCTCGGCGATTTTGACCTTTATAATGGGAATAATATATTTTATTGCCGGATATGCAGCCTTGTACAACCTCAGTACATTCATAATTAGTTTGAACAACAATACCACAGCTGTTGTAAATTCTGTTGCCGGTTCCATCTCTGCCATGGGGGCCCTGTATCTGATTATAATCTGGCCAATAATGACCTTTATCCTGACCTTTGTTGGGGCAGCAATAGTGGCTTTACTCTACAACTACCTGGCACCTATGGTTGGAGCCATTAAACTGGAACTTGAATAA
- a CDS encoding DUF308 domain-containing protein — MQKMASALTLIILGLVVLAFPVLGVIPFSLVTGFIVLILGIGLVLSGTMEIGESAVLGILELILGIIAMFLGIGFIVNPGLFSWLAGFLIWLAGFFLIIAGIMGLISETSGSRWNGVIAIIMGVIYIIVGTFIANPTVLGALIGIWLIITGIMMLLMKD; from the coding sequence ATGCAAAAAATGGCTAGTGCATTAACTTTGATTATTTTAGGTCTGGTTGTTCTGGCCTTTCCAGTGCTGGGAGTAATCCCATTTAGCTTGGTGACGGGATTCATAGTCCTGATCCTGGGTATTGGTCTTGTACTAAGCGGAACAATGGAAATAGGTGAGAGTGCAGTTTTGGGGATTTTGGAACTAATTTTAGGAATTATAGCCATGTTCCTGGGTATAGGATTCATAGTTAATCCTGGGCTGTTCAGCTGGCTTGCCGGCTTCTTAATCTGGCTTGCGGGCTTTTTCCTGATTATTGCAGGTATCATGGGACTAATTTCAGAAACTAGCGGCAGCAGATGGAATGGAGTAATAGCCATAATCATGGGTGTAATCTACATAATCGTAGGAACTTTCATAGCCAACCCTACGGTTTTGGGGGCATTAATTGGTATATGGCTTATAATAACCGGAATAATGATGCTGTTAATGAAGGATTAA